From the genome of Vigna angularis cultivar LongXiaoDou No.4 chromosome 11, ASM1680809v1, whole genome shotgun sequence, one region includes:
- the LOC108333291 gene encoding F-box/kelch-repeat protein At5g26960: MSSERERESCNSRHFTWLMKSCFPSPNDAVAKLPSPPQPHTNTPAPVTTLSSLPDDIVLDCLSRVPPASLSALSLVCRRWSRLLRSPAFSYLRRRLHLLRHTTVVLAATDIGLSVATLLDAAWLPSLLVPCFDAISLHDFHFLVTHARACSIGPRIYLVGRSTTLQYDTWTASVSMGASTVFPRKKFALSSAAGKIYVAGGSSRTAAVEEYDPETDTWVVVSNAPRMRYGCLGVSVDGIFYVIGGLRICASTQNLLPRASCRTEAHAAYASSMDLFDVEARVWLRSRTVPNGGCVVAACAAAGRLYVLTSHAVEFSFWSFHLRRKSGSGKGFGEWSRIKSPPLPAQVRVDTRMRFNFVGIGDKVVLIQSLNEVRGVKEGFVLVYDCATGEWERGADLPDVYRRATYVGVEC; this comes from the coding sequence ATGAGTtctgagagagaaagagagagctGCAATTCTCGCCACTTCACATGGCTCATGAAGTCATGCTTCCCCAGCCCAAATGACGCCGTCGCAAAACTCCCCTCACCACCGCAGCCTCACACTAACACCCCTGCGCCCGTCACCACCCTATCCTCGCTTCCCGACGACATCGTTTTGGACTGCCTCTCCCGCGTGCCCCCCGCCTCCCTCTCTGCCCTCTCCCTCGTCTGTCGTCGCTGGTCCCGCCTCCTCCGTTCCCCCGCCTTCTCCTATCTCCGCCGTCGCCTCCACCTACTCCGCCATACCACCGTCGTCCTTGCTGCCACCGACATCGGCCTCTCTGTCGCCACGCTCCTCGACGCCGCCTGGCTCCCTTCTCTTTTGGTTCCCTGCTTCGACGCCATTTCGCTCCACGACTTCCACTTCCTAGTCACCCACGCGCGCGCGTGCTCCATTGGTCCCAGGATCTACCTCGTCGGCAGAAGCACCACGCTGCAGTACGACACGTGGACTGCGTCGGTTTCAATGGGCGCGTCCACGGTTTTCCCGCGCAAAAAATTTGCTCTCTCTTCCGCCGCCGGGAAAATCTACGTTGCCGGTGGAAGTTCTCGGACGGCGGCAGTCGAAGAGTACGATCCCGAAACCGACACGTGGGTCGTGGTCTCCAACGCGCCACGTATGCGTTACGGCTGCCTTGGAGTCTCGGTTGATGGGATCTTTTATGTCATCGGCGGATTGAGAATTTGCGCATCGACACAGAACCTGCTCCCACGCGCTTCCTGTAGAACTGAGGCCCACGCGGCGTATGCGAGTTCCATGGATCTATTTGACGTGGAGGCGCGTGTGTGGCTCCGAAGTCGCACTGTTCCTAACGGAGGCTGTGTGGTGGCGGCTTGCGCTGCGGCTGGACGCTTGTACGTACTCACCAGCCACGCGGTGGAGTTTTCGTTTTGGAGCTTTCACTTACGGAGGAAAAGCGGCAGTGGAAAAGGATTTGGAGAGTGGAGTAGGATAAAGAGCCCGCCACTACCGGCTCAAGTTAGAGTCGACACGAGGATGAGGTTTAATTTTGTAGGTATTGGCGATAAGGTGGTGCTGATTCAGAGTTTGAATGAAGTGAGAGGGGTGAAAGAGGGGTTTGTTTTGGTTTATGATTGTGCCACCGGAGAGTGGGAGAGAGGGGCGGATTTACCGGATGTTTATCGACGCGCCACTTATGTGGGTGTGGAATGCTAA